The following proteins come from a genomic window of Eleginops maclovinus isolate JMC-PN-2008 ecotype Puerto Natales chromosome 8, JC_Emac_rtc_rv5, whole genome shotgun sequence:
- the LOC134868824 gene encoding tenascin-like isoform X1, translating into MGTRGVLGCLLLTALLSLSYAGLVNNILRHRRQTLESPKKGHNITLPSADHPVVFNHVYNINVPASSLCSVDLDAPESTALHPKNEAVVSGHPGTEHTVNGENQIVFTHRINIPRRACGCSEDMPGLKELLNRLEMLEGEVSTLRDQCGSSQVTGKLGTKPYCSGHGNYSTESCGCICEPGWKPPNCSEPECSNNCQDRGRCVDGKCVCFKGFTRKDCTLDDCPLDCGTYGQCVGGECICSYGYSGEDCSQTKCLNNCRSRGRCEDGDCVCDEPWYGPDCSELICPKDCYDRGSCVNGTCYCVEGYAGEDCGERTCPNNCHGNGYCVDGKCVCAAGFNGEDCSRVICLNECNDRGTCFNGLCICDVGYQGADCSQLACLNNCNNRGQCINGQCDCDVGFQGDDCSELSCPNDCQHRGRCVNGQCVCEEGFVGEDCSIRTCPSNCYGRGECIKGRCVCHSGFTGEDCAELSCPNNCQNRGGCIDGQCVCDEGFSGEDCGQKACPNDCLARGYCVDGKCICQEGYSGDDCSVQACPGDCNNRGRCINGKCTCEAGYEGESCADLSCPNNCQDKGRCENGQCVCDEGYIGEDCSEVSPPKDLTVGEVTPETVDLNWENEMLVTEYLVTYVPTKPGGLQQEFTVPGDKTTATVKELEPGIEYLISVYAVLSNKKSVPVSARVATALPKPEGLIFKSVRESSVEVMWDQVDISFDGWEIYFRNTKEENGKTVSTLPPDQNQFIQTGLGPGQEYEVSVNIIKNNTRGPQTSEKVTTKIDGPWQVEVKDVTDSSALVSWSLPVAPMDRLTLAYRPSSEPSQEAVVGVSIPETQYSIDSLQPDTEYTVSLISRSRNVSSDPVIATFTTALDAPKHLKAVSQTDDSITLQWTNSQADVGNFLVKYTPLSGDTHGEELFPRGPGDTTKATITRLKPGTEYGIGVTAVKDERESLPATTNAATDIDPPRDLKEVESTETSLSLSWQKPQAKVGAYRLVYVSRDGEVNEVEIPPTETSHVMYNLTPGMSYTITLAAERGLKRSTPVTLSATTAPEPTSPDVLMLSFKDAPTTALDTEAVQNPDPLRPLNTSDTGDMSSGAEPQSSTLDVLRGITVNVSSTSVSLAWSAPDEAFESFLVELRAPSGASNAHVSTLPGSVRKAEIEGLSPSTKYNITIQGLVERERSLPLTVFATTEELKPMVVNLTISDITWDGFTASWSPMGGGFESFVIEVTNLENFEQSQNLSLSGDAFSLGLSGLNPNTSYMVGLFGMYQGSFLEPLYTEATTVNLPVLGKLYISNLTSESFSISWNGTDGKFDGYILEIIDSDWLTEPKEYNISHNAKSHDVKGLRPTTDYVAYFYGTYKGSRTSAVSIVASTAEQPDLSRLVVSNITSDRFSLSWRTGEKSFDNFIVEVRESALPSQAMGRALPGDVHSTVMAGLKASTSYNIKLYASAGGQNTQPLFEVTTTEDIPLLGPLAASSVSPHNLSLSWSTVSGHFDGFVIRVSDPEQQSDTLEFRLPGEARNITVSNLMDATGYDIELYGISHGRHTPTVLTHAATAPLPRVENLTISKITPYGFRVSWEVKQQQQQEELAPSSGGFTHFQIVVTDSGWLLEPQEFTVPANQSHLDIWGLITGIGYEVRLTGVSESGLLSRPLTTVAVTEAEPEVEHLFVSDATAEGFRLSWTSDEDLFDRFVIKIRDSKRLAHPHEYSVRGDERTKVLTGLLSGTEYEIELYGVTLDRRSQPIFGVAQTGLSTPNGLSFSEVMDSSAMVHWSMPRSPVDGYRITYMPFEGGSPLMVTVDGDVFEALLPNMSPGRKYQVTVSAVKGLEESDPSTDTVITALDRPQGLTAANVTDTSALLLWQPSVATVDGYIITYSADSVSPMVEHVSGNTVEFEMGSLVPATHYTVGVHAMGDAQKSDSAVTEFTTDVDPPRDLKAINIQTDGATLTWKPPQAAVTGYTLTFDSADGVIREVVLSPTASSYNMAQLTGSTEYNVKLQAIAGPQRSRHVTTVFTTIGQLYRHPKDCAQILLNGEATSGLYTISVGGEESQPIQVYCDMTTEGGGWMVFLRRQNGKLEFFRNWKNYTAGFGNMNDEFWLGLSNLHKITNSGHYELRVDMRDEGETAYALYDKFTLAEPRTRYKVYIGAYSGTAGDSMTYHQGRPFSTYDNDNDIAVTNCALSYKGAFWYKNCHRVNLMGKYGDLSHSKGINWFHWKGHEHSIEFAEMKIRPANFRNLENRKKRS; encoded by the exons ATGGGTACACGAGGCGTTCTGGGCTGCCTCCTCCTGACTGCTTTGCTCAGCTTATCATATGCCGGGCTTGTGAATAACATCCTCCGGCATCGACGACAGACTCTGGAATCCCCTAAAAAAGGACATAACATCACGCTCCCCAGTGCGGACCATCCTGTAGTTTTTAATCACGTCTATAACATCAATGTTCCTGCCAGTTCCCTCTGCTCGGTGGATCTGGACGCTCCAGAGAGTACGGCGCTCCATCCTAAAAATGAAGCAGTCGTTTCAGGCCATCCAGGGACTGAGCACACAGTCAATGGGGAGAACCAGATCGTCTTCACCCACCGCATCAACATACCACGCCGGGCCTGCGGCTGTTCTGAAGACATGCCCGGCCTGAAAGAACTCTTAAACCGACTGGAAATGCTTGAGGGAGAGGTTTCAACACTCAGAGATCAGTGTGGCAGTTCGCAGGTCACAG GTAAGTTGGGAACCAAACCCTACTGCAGTGGTCATGGGAACTACAGCACTGAAAGCTGTGGCTGTATATGCGAGCCGGGCTGGAAACCACCCAATTGCTCTGAACCCGAATGCTCTAATAACTGCCAGGACCGGGGCCGCTGCGTtgatggaaagtgtgtgtgcttcaaGGGCTTCACCAGAAAGGATTGCACACTTGACGACTGCCCTCTGGATTGCGGTACATACGGCCAGTGTGTGGGTGGTGAATGCATCTGCTCCTATGGTTATTCTGGCGAAGACTGCTCTCAAACCAAGTGCCTCAACAACTGCCGCAGCCGCGGCCGCTGTGAAGACGGAGACTGCGTTTGTGATGAACCCTGGTATGGCCCTGACTGCTCTGAACTCATCTGCCCCAAAGACTGCTATGACCGTGGAAGCTGCGTGAATGGCACCTGCTACTGCGTAGAGGGGTACGCCGGTGAGGACTGTGGAGAGCGTACCTGTCCCAACAACTGCCACGGTAATGGTTACTGCGTAGATGGCAAATGCGTGTGCGCTGCCGGCTTCAACGGAGAGGACTGCTCTCGGGTTATATGCCTCAACGAGTGTAATGACAGAGGTACGTGCTTCAACGGGTTGTGTATCTGCGACGTGGGCTATCAAGGCGCAGACTGCAGCCAGTTAGCGTGCCTCAACAACTGTAACAACAGAGGCCAGTGCATAAACGGGCAATGTGACTGCGATGTTGGTTTCCAGGGAGATGATTGCTCAGAGCTCTCCTGTCCAAACGACTGCCAGCACAGGGGACGCTGTGTGAACGGCCAGTGTGTGTGCGAGGAGGGCTTCGTTGGTGAGGACTGCAGCATCAGGACCTGCCCCTCAAACTGCTACGGCCGCGGAGAGTGTATCAAGGGACgttgtgtgtgtcattcaggCTTCACTGGTGAGGACTGTGCTGAGCTTAGCTGCCCTAACAATTGCCAGAACCGTGGCGGCTGCATCGATGGGCAATGTGTTTGTGACGAAGGCTTCAGTGGGGAGGACTGCGGTCAGAAAGCTTGTCCCAACGACTGCCTGGCCCGGGGTTACTGCGTCGACGGCAAGTGCATCTGTCAGGAAGGCTACTCTGGAGACGACTGCTCTGTGCAAGCCTGCCCAGGAGACTGCAACAACAGGGGACGCTGTATCAATGGAAAGTGCACGTGTGAGGCTGGATATGAAGGGGAAAGCTGCGCGGACCTTAGCTGCCCCAACAACTGCCAGGACAAAGGTCGCTGTGAGAACGGTCAGTGCGTCTGTGATGAGGGATACATCGGAGAAGACTGCTCAGAAG tgtCTCCTCCGAAGGACCTTACTGTAGGCGAGGTCACCCCTGAAACGGTGGACCTGAACTGGGAAAACGAGATGCTGGTGACAGAGTACCTTGTGACGTACGTGCCCACCAAACCTGGCGGTCTTCAACAGGAGTTCACTGTGCCAGGAGACAAAACTACTGCCACCGTCAAAGAGCTTGAGCCTGGCATCGAGTATCTGATCAGTGTCTACGCTGTTCTAAGCAACAAGAAGAGCGTCCCCGTCAGTGCGAGGGTGGCCACAG CGCTTCCAAAGCCAGAGGGTTTAATCTTCAAATCGGTGAGAGAGAGCTCTGTGGAGGTGATGTGGGACCAGGTGGACATCTCCTTTGATGGTTGGGAGATCTATTTCCGCAATACG aaagaagaaaatgggAAAACAGTGAGCACCCTTCCACCTGACCAAAACCAGTTTATCCAGACAGGACTTGGTCCAGGACAGGAGTATGAAGTCTCTGTTAACATCATCAAGAACAACACCAGAGGACCCCAAACATCAGAAAAAGTCACGACCA AGATTGACGGCCCCTGGCAGGTGGAGGTGAAGGACGTGACGGACTCCTCTGCTCTGGTCAGCTGGTCTCTGCCCGTTGCTCCGATGGATAGACTCACCTTAGCTTACAGGCCCAGCTCTGAGCCTTCACAAGAGGCCGTTGTAGGGGTTTCCATCCCAGAAACTCAGTACAGCATCGACAGCCTGCAGCCAGACACCGAGTACACCGTGTCGCTCATCTCCAGGAGCAGAAACGTCTCCAGTGACCCTGTCATCGCCACATTCACTACAG CCCTGGATGCACCCAAGCACCTGAAGGCTGTGTCACAGACAGACGACAGCATCACACTGCAGTGGACCAACAGTCAGGCTGATGTTGGCAACTTTTTGGTGAAATACACTCCCCTCTCTGGAGACACTCATGGGGAGGAACTGTTTCCTCGAGGGCCAGGAGACACCACAAAAGCTACCATCACCA GGCTGAAGCCAGGGACGGAGTACGGGATCGGTGTGACGGCTGTgaaggatgagagagagagcctCCCTGCTACTACAAATGCAGCAACTG ATATCGATCCTCCCAGAGATTTGAAAGAAGTCGAGTCAACAGAGACCTCCCTCTCGCTGAGCTGGCAGAAACCCCAGGCCAAGGTCGGTGCCTACAGGCTGGTGTACGTCTCCAGGGATGGGGAGGTTAACGAGGTGGAGATCCCGCCCACTGAGACCAGCCATGTCATGTACAACCTGACTCCTGGAATGAGCTACACCATCACTTTAGCCGCAGAGAGGGGGCTCAAGAGGAGCACACCGGTCACACTATCTGCAACTACAG CCCCCGAGCCCACCTCTCCAGATGTTCTAATGTTGAGCTTCAAAGATGCTCCAACAACTGCTCTGGATACTGAAGCAGTTCAAAACCCAGATCCCCTCCGTCCCCTAAACACCTCTGATACTGGTGACATGAGCTCTGGGGCTGAGCCTCAGAGCTCCACCCTGGACGTATTGAGGGGCATCACAGTCAATGTCTCCTCCACCAGCGTAAGCCTGGCTTGGTCGGCGCCTGACGAGGCTTTTGAAAGCTTTTTGGTGGAGCTCAGAGCTCCATCAGGGGCATCAAACGCTCATGTGTCCACACTACCAGGAAGTGTGAGAAAAGCTGAAATAGAGGGATTGTCCCCCTccacaaaatacaatattacaATTCAAGGGCTGGTGGAAAGGGAGCGGTCTTTACCTCTCACAGTGTTTGCTACTACAG AGGAACTGAAGCCCATGGTGGTGAACCTCACCATCTCTGACATTACATGGGACGGCTTCACTGCGTCCTGGAGCCCCATGGGGGGGGGATTTGAAAGCTTTGTCATTGAGGTAACAAACTTGGAGAATTTCGAACAGAGCCAGAACCTCAGTCTGTCTGGAGATGCTTTCAGCCTGGGCCTCTCCGGGCTCAATCCCAACACCAGCTACATGGTTGGCCTGTTCGGGATGTATCAGGGCTCCTTCCTTGAACCGTTGTACACTGAAGCCACCACAG TGAATCTACCAGTGCTTGGAAAACTTTATATTTCAAACTTAACGTCAGAGAGCTTTTCAATCTCCTGGAATGGCACTGATGGCAAATTTGATGGTTATATCCTGGAGATAattgattctgattggctaacgGAGCCAAAGGAATAtaacatttcccacaatgcaaagTCCCATGACGTCAAAGGGCTCAGGCCCACTACTGACTATGTAGCCTACTTCTATGGGACGTACAAGGGATCCCGAACAAGTGCTGTCAGTATTGTTGCATCAACAG CTGAACAGCCTGATTTGTCCAGGCTAGTTGTTTCTAACATTACCTCAGACAGATTTTCTCTGTCGTGGCGGACAGGAGAGAAGTCTTTTGATAACTTTATAGTAGAAGTCAGAGAGTCTGCTTTGCCCTCGCAGGCAATGGGGCGCGCTCTGCCCGGAGACGTGCACTCCACAGTCATGGCCGGGCTCAAAGCGAGCACAAGCTACAACATAAAGCTGTACGCCAGCGCTGGGGGCCAGAACACACAGCCCCTGTTTGAAGTAACGACAACAG AGGACATCCCACTGTTGGGGCCCCTAGCTGCTTCATCTGTGAGCCCGCATAACCTCAGCCTGTCCTGGAGCACTGTGTCAGGTCACTTTGATGGCTTTGTTATCCGGGTCAGTGACCCCGAGCAGCAGTCTGATACACTGGAGTTCAGACTGCCTGGTGAAGCCCGTAACATTACGGTTTCTAACCTGATGGATGCCACGGGCTATGATATTGAACTGTACGGTATCTCTCATGGGCGCCACACTCCCACTGTATTAACCCACGCTGCCACAG CACCTTTGCCTAGAGTGGAAAACTTGACCATTTCCAAGATCACCCCCTACGGCTTCCGTGTGTCGTGGGaggtgaagcagcagcagcagcaggaggaattAGCCCCCTCTAGTGGCGGcttcacacattttcaaatagtGGTGACAGACTCCGGCTGGCTGCTGGAGCCTCAGGAGTTCACTGTGCCGGCAAACCAAAGTCACCTGGACATCTGGGGCCTCATCACCGGCATAGGCTATGAGGTCAGGCTGACCGGGGTGTCAGAGTCAGGGCTTCTCTCTCGGCCTCTCACGACAGTGGCTGTGACAG AGGCTGAGCCGGAGGTGGAGCATCTCTTTGTCTCGGACGCCACGGCTGAAGGTTTCCGTCTGTCATGGACGTCTGATGAAGACTTATTTGACAGATTTGTGATCAAAATAAGAGACAGCAAAAGATTAGCCCACCCTCACGAGTACAGTGTCCGCGGTGACGAACGGACCAAAGTTTTAACTGGACTCTTGAGTGGCACCGAGTATGAAATTGAGCTTTACGGTGTCACATTGGATCGACGCTCACAACCTATTTTCGGGGTTGCTCAGACAG GCCTCAGTACTCCAAACGGACTGAGCTTTTCTGAAGTGATGGACTCATCAGCTATGGTCCACTGGTCCATGCCTCGCTCTCCAGTGGATGGCTACAGAATCACCTACATGCCCTTTGAAGGAG GAAGCCCGCTGATGGTGACTGTGGATGGCGACGTGTTTGAGGCTTTGCTGCCCAATATGAGTCCTGGCAGAAAGTACCAGGTGACTGTGAGTGCTGTGAAGGGCCTGGAGGAAAGTGACCCCAGCACTGACACTGTCATCACAG CTCTGGACAGACCTCAGGGCCTGACTGCAGCTAATGTCACTGACACGTCCGCCCTACTGCTATGGCAACCGTCTGTCGCCACCGTGGATGGCTACATCATTACTTACAGTGCTGACTCGG TGTCCCCCATGGTGGAGCATGTTTCTGGGAACACGGTGGAGTTTGAGATGGGCTCCCTGGTTCCGGCAACCCACTACACAGTTGGAGTTCACGCTATGGGAGACGCGCAGAAGAGTGACTCCGCTGTTACTGAATTCACCACCG ATGTGGATCCTCCTCGTGATCTGAAGGCTATTAACATCCAAACTGACGGAGCGACCCTCACATGGAAACCTCCGCAGGCTGCAGTGACTGGTTACACACTCACCTTTGACTCTGCTGATGGAGTTATCAGG GAAGTGGTGCTCAGCCCGACAGCGTCCTCTTATAACATGGCTCAGCTCACCGGCTCAACAGAGTACAATGTGAAACTTCAGGCCATCGCTGGACCCCAGAGGAGTCGTCATGTGACCACCGTCTTCACTACCA TTGGACAGTTGTACAGACACCCTAAAGACTGCGCTCAGATTTTACTGAACGGAGAGGCAACCTCTGGGCTGTACACCATCAGcgtgggaggagaggagagccagCCCATCCAGGTTTACTGTGACATGACCAcagaaggaggaggatggaTG GTTTTCCTCAGACGGCAGAATGGAAAGCTGGAGTTCTTCAGGAACTGGAAGAACTACACGGCTGGCTTCGGAAACATGAACGATGAGTTCTGGCTGG GTCTTTCCAACCTTCATAAAATCACAAATTCTGGCCATTATGAGCTGCGAGTGGACATGAGGGATGAAGGAGAAACAGCCTACGCTCTGTACGACAAGTTCACCCTTGCAGAACCAAGAACCCGCTACAAAGTCTACATAGGAGCGTATAGTGGAACAGCAG GGGATTCCATGACCTACCACCAGGGTCGACCTTTCTCCACCTACGACAACGATAACGATATTGCTGTCA